One Pleurocapsa sp. PCC 7327 DNA segment encodes these proteins:
- a CDS encoding alpha/beta fold hydrolase — protein MKQLKNHRISDASPKIWTWKGFPICYQSVGEKGAAVVLIHGFGASWAHWRKNLPILGENCRCYAIDLIGFGGSAKPTPGVEIDYTFETWGQQVADFCREVVGSPVFLVGNSIGCIVAMQAAVDNPDLVLGVALLNCTLRLLHDRKRGQLLWYENLGSYILQQLLGNKLIGYLFFKQIARPEVVRKILRQAYCRQEAVTDELIDIIMQPTTDKGAADVFLAFTRYSYGPLPEDLLPLLSCPVLILWGTEDPWEPIELGRKLADFPAVQQFIPLEGVGHCPQDEAPEIVNPILQNWILSISQEG, from the coding sequence ATGAAACAACTAAAAAATCACCGCATTTCGGATGCATCTCCTAAAATCTGGACTTGGAAAGGTTTTCCCATTTGTTATCAAAGCGTGGGAGAAAAAGGAGCTGCGGTAGTCCTAATACATGGCTTTGGAGCTTCTTGGGCACATTGGCGCAAAAATCTGCCCATTTTGGGAGAAAATTGTCGTTGCTACGCGATCGACTTGATTGGTTTTGGGGGATCGGCAAAACCAACTCCCGGCGTAGAGATCGATTACACGTTTGAAACTTGGGGACAGCAGGTCGCAGATTTTTGTCGCGAGGTCGTCGGTAGCCCTGTTTTTTTAGTTGGCAACTCTATCGGCTGTATCGTAGCGATGCAAGCGGCGGTAGATAATCCAGATCTCGTTTTGGGAGTTGCTTTGCTTAACTGCACTCTGCGATTGCTTCACGATCGCAAAAGAGGGCAATTGCTCTGGTATGAAAACCTTGGCTCCTACATATTACAACAACTTTTAGGCAATAAGTTAATCGGCTATCTATTCTTTAAACAAATTGCTCGACCTGAAGTCGTTCGTAAAATTTTGCGACAAGCATACTGCCGTCAGGAAGCCGTCACCGACGAACTCATCGATATCATTATGCAACCAACAACAGATAAAGGAGCGGCAGACGTGTTTCTCGCGTTTACTCGCTATTCTTATGGTCCGCTACCAGAAGATTTGCTGCCCCTTCTTTCCTGCCCTGTCTTGATCCTCTGGGGAACTGAAGATCCTTGGGAACCGATAGAGTTAGGGCGCAAGCTGGCTGATTTTCCCGCAGTGCAACAGTTTATTCCCCTTGAAGGCGTGGGTCATTGTCCTCAAGATGAAGCCCCGGAGATAGTTAACCCGATTTTGCAAAACTGGATTTTGTCAATAAGTCAGGAAGGTTAA
- a CDS encoding chloride channel protein, which translates to MELNTIPQRLRIWFKSLHFGRSSVDTRYALVEACLIGILSALAALWLKKGIGWLGGWRIQAAHQFGAWLVLPAVGLSFSLLAGWILQKFSPAAAGGGIPQVKAALARYPILLSLRVAVVKAIGTTLILGAGLTLGRRAPTVHIGAALAAQLSSWIPTSPEHRRQMIAAGAAAGLAAGFNTPIAGVLFVVEELMRDVSDLTLETAIVASFTGAVVSRLLDSADLNIPASLLDARSGSFSAPEIPFYLFLGALAGILGALFNRSMMFSLWVNRRSNLSLAWRIGIVGLLSGAIIAFLPPFFQDNSGLREFLVYGGLSWQNIAIAFVAHFFLTILAYSSGAPGGLFAPALVMGSALGYLVGDLAGWLSGINSESTYALAGMGAFFTAVGRVPVTAIVIVFEITADFNIVLPLMVTCAIAYIVAESISRGSIYEHLLKTSGIQLKQQETPRNDFLNKLTAADVMQSQVETLSSDLTLDETMLAVSRSHHRGFPVIEEGKLVGIITQSDLASLSQRSPQTLLKEIMTMRPITVKPDTSLSDVLYLLNRYQLSRLPVTEGSKLVGIITRTDIIRSEVNQLNQGTQRAFKPSPSYVAYQTRSPSVGKGRILLPIANPQTAPALMKIAAAIARYHQYELECLQIIKVPKHIFPSEAYVNTQESRKLLHRVERLGRQWNIPVHTQIRVAQDRAEAILEAIAKQQINILLMGWKGNTATPGAIFGDLVDTIIHRAPCDLILVKLGSSLNAYPNDLNQSATWLIPMAGGPNAQRAIELLPGLASLYSRIHSPKLWLCQVYSPATSALDCSLLEYSTDYLRNNLSLPVMPIAVRSRSVSDAVIRLAGEEKCSVVMLGASREGLLQHAIHGNIPEAIANKVESTTIIVRSAY; encoded by the coding sequence ATGGAACTCAATACCATTCCCCAGCGCCTTCGCATTTGGTTCAAGTCCTTACACTTCGGACGCAGTTCCGTCGATACTCGTTACGCGCTAGTCGAAGCTTGCCTGATCGGAATCCTATCTGCATTAGCAGCTTTATGGCTTAAAAAAGGCATTGGTTGGCTGGGAGGCTGGCGCATCCAAGCGGCGCATCAGTTTGGGGCATGGTTAGTGCTACCTGCGGTTGGTTTGAGCTTTAGTCTGTTAGCGGGTTGGATCTTACAAAAGTTTTCTCCGGCAGCGGCGGGTGGTGGGATTCCTCAAGTTAAGGCAGCTTTGGCGCGATATCCCATTCTGTTGTCCCTGCGGGTTGCCGTGGTGAAGGCGATTGGTACGACGCTAATTTTAGGGGCAGGTTTGACCCTCGGTCGCCGAGCGCCTACAGTCCATATTGGAGCGGCATTGGCGGCGCAACTGAGCAGTTGGATTCCCACTTCGCCAGAACATCGCCGTCAGATGATCGCAGCCGGTGCAGCAGCGGGATTAGCGGCAGGGTTTAATACGCCAATTGCCGGAGTTTTGTTTGTCGTCGAAGAATTGATGCGGGACGTATCGGACTTGACTCTAGAAACGGCGATCGTCGCTTCTTTTACGGGGGCGGTCGTGTCTCGGCTTTTAGATTCAGCCGATCTCAACATCCCCGCCAGTTTGCTCGATGCTCGCTCCGGCAGCTTCTCAGCCCCAGAAATTCCTTTTTATCTATTTTTAGGGGCGCTAGCGGGAATTTTGGGGGCACTTTTCAATCGAAGCATGATGTTTAGCCTCTGGGTCAATCGTCGCTCCAATTTGTCCCTAGCTTGGCGCATTGGTATAGTCGGCTTACTTTCCGGCGCGATTATTGCTTTTTTACCGCCGTTTTTTCAGGATAATTCGGGACTGCGGGAGTTTTTAGTCTATGGTGGGTTGTCCTGGCAAAATATCGCGATCGCTTTTGTTGCCCATTTTTTCCTAACGATTCTGGCATATAGTTCTGGTGCCCCAGGGGGACTGTTTGCGCCCGCACTGGTGATGGGTTCCGCCCTGGGGTATTTAGTCGGCGATCTCGCGGGCTGGCTTTCGGGAATTAACAGCGAATCGACTTATGCTCTGGCGGGGATGGGGGCATTTTTTACGGCAGTTGGTAGGGTTCCCGTCACCGCGATCGTCATCGTTTTTGAAATTACTGCCGATTTCAATATCGTGTTGCCGCTAATGGTGACTTGCGCGATCGCCTATATTGTAGCAGAGAGCATTTCGCGCGGCTCGATTTACGAACATTTGCTGAAAACCAGCGGCATTCAACTCAAGCAGCAGGAAACGCCGCGCAATGATTTTCTCAACAAATTAACGGCTGCCGATGTCATGCAGTCTCAGGTAGAAACCCTATCGAGCGATCTAACCCTCGACGAAACGATGCTAGCAGTCTCCCGTTCTCACCATCGCGGGTTTCCGGTGATCGAGGAAGGAAAATTGGTCGGGATTATCACTCAAAGCGATCTTGCCAGTCTCAGCCAGCGATCGCCACAAACGCTACTAAAAGAAATTATGACGATGCGACCGATTACGGTCAAGCCGGATACTTCCCTCAGCGACGTTCTTTACTTGCTCAACCGCTATCAATTATCTCGCCTGCCCGTTACTGAAGGCAGTAAACTCGTCGGAATTATTACTCGCACCGACATCATCCGTAGCGAAGTCAATCAACTCAACCAAGGCACGCAGCGAGCGTTTAAACCTTCTCCTTCCTACGTAGCCTATCAAACTCGCTCGCCATCGGTGGGAAAGGGTCGAATCTTGCTCCCCATCGCCAATCCCCAAACGGCACCTGCGCTGATGAAGATCGCCGCCGCGATCGCTCGCTATCATCAATACGAACTAGAGTGCCTGCAAATTATTAAAGTGCCTAAGCATATTTTTCCGTCCGAAGCTTATGTCAATACCCAAGAAAGTCGCAAATTGCTCCATCGCGTCGAAAGATTGGGTCGTCAGTGGAATATTCCCGTACATACGCAAATCCGAGTCGCGCAGGATCGGGCTGAGGCAATTTTAGAAGCGATCGCAAAGCAGCAAATTAATATCCTTCTGATGGGCTGGAAAGGCAATACAGCTACCCCAGGCGCGATTTTTGGCGATCTCGTAGACACTATAATTCATCGAGCGCCTTGCGATTTAATTTTAGTCAAATTGGGCAGCAGTCTCAATGCCTATCCCAACGATTTGAATCAGTCGGCTACTTGGTTGATTCCTATGGCTGGAGGTCCTAACGCGCAACGGGCGATCGAGTTGCTACCGGGACTCGCTAGCTTATATTCTCGCATCCATTCTCCCAAACTCTGGCTGTGTCAGGTTTATTCTCCAGCAACGTCTGCTCTCGATTGTTCTTTATTAGAGTACTCTACCGACTATCTTAGAAATAACCTATCGCTTCCGGTGATGCCGATTGCCGTGCGCTCTCGCTCGGTTTCCGATGCGGTCATTCGCTTGGCAGGCGAGGAAAAATGCAGTGTCGTCATGCTGGGGGCAAGTCGCGAAGGATTATTGCAACACGCCATTCATGGCAATATTCCCGAAGCGATCGCTAATAAAGTTGAAAGTACGACGATTATAGTCAGAAGCGCTTACTGA
- a CDS encoding response regulator transcription factor, protein MSEKAKLLLVDDEPGVRESVQAYLEDSGEFKVQLASNANEAWESIQHETPDLVISDIMMPQVDGYQFLKKLREDDRFKALPVVFLTARGMTSDRIQGYKAGCDAYVSKPFDPEELEAVVRNVLKRRQETVAASGEAAQLAEIVQDIKAIKEQLGQSSHLVPTPSPIKIELTPREQSVLDLVAEGLMNKEIAGRLDTSVRNVEKYVSRLFSKTGTNSRTELVRFALKHGLTT, encoded by the coding sequence ATGTCCGAAAAAGCCAAATTACTTCTCGTTGATGACGAACCTGGGGTTCGCGAGTCCGTACAAGCTTATCTCGAAGACAGCGGAGAATTCAAAGTCCAATTAGCCAGTAACGCCAACGAAGCTTGGGAATCGATCCAACACGAGACGCCAGATTTAGTCATCTCCGATATTATGATGCCCCAAGTAGATGGCTATCAATTTCTCAAAAAACTGCGTGAAGATGACCGATTCAAAGCACTCCCAGTTGTCTTTTTAACCGCCAGAGGAATGACGAGCGATCGCATTCAAGGATACAAGGCGGGTTGCGATGCCTATGTATCCAAACCTTTCGATCCCGAAGAGCTAGAAGCAGTTGTTAGAAACGTTCTCAAACGCCGCCAAGAGACGGTAGCAGCTAGCGGCGAAGCGGCGCAACTAGCAGAAATCGTCCAAGATATCAAAGCTATTAAAGAACAGCTAGGTCAATCCTCTCATCTAGTTCCCACGCCTTCTCCGATCAAAATTGAGTTAACGCCACGAGAACAAAGCGTTTTAGATTTGGTAGCAGAAGGATTAATGAATAAAGAAATCGCAGGACGCTTGGATACTAGCGTCCGAAATGTCGAAAAATATGTCAGCCGCCTGTTTAGTAAAACCGGAACCAATAGCCGTACCGAATTAGTGCGTTTTGCCCTTAAACATGGACTGACGACCTAA
- a CDS encoding YkvA family protein: protein MKIPIQSIYNFYRNAIRNPKYRWWIILGTLVYLLSPFDISPDFFPIVGEIDDFILVTFLVTEVSQLILDRFKSTKTNPVAAPTETSNETIEVQAVSAE, encoded by the coding sequence ATGAAAATTCCTATTCAATCGATCTACAATTTCTATCGCAACGCCATCCGCAATCCCAAATACCGTTGGTGGATTATTCTGGGTACTCTCGTCTATTTACTCAGCCCATTCGATATTTCCCCAGATTTCTTTCCGATCGTAGGAGAGATTGACGACTTTATCCTTGTAACATTTTTGGTGACTGAAGTATCACAGTTAATCCTCGATCGCTTTAAATCTACAAAAACTAACCCTGTCGCTGCTCCTACAGAAACAAGCAATGAGACAATAGAAGTACAAGCGGTTTCAGCTGAGTAA